The window TGCGAATTACGGCGTCGTACGGAATTTGAATTTGACGAAGATATAAGAACAGAAACCATTGAACTCGCCAAAGAAGCTCACCGATTAATTGCGAGCGGGAAAGTTCCCGAAGCAGAGATAAACCACAACTGCAAATCTTGTTCTTTAATGGATTTTTGTCAACCCAACATCGGAAATCAAAAGAAATTAAAGGATTATTATCAGGAGCTCTTCGGATGAAAATGATTCGCAATACATTGTATGTCACTCTAGAAGGTGCCTGGGTTCATAAGGATGGGGAAGCAATAACAATCCACAAAGAACATTCTAAAGTCGCCCAATTTCCTATTCACCAAATCGGTGAGATTGTTTGCTTTGGTTATGGGATTGGCGTTTCCCCTAACTTGACAGAATATTGTGCATCTAAGGGGGTTACCATCACTTATGTAGATGGCCGAGGAAAATTTCTTGCACGAATGCAGGGACCTGTTCATGGAAACGTCCTTCTTCGCCGTGCACAATACCGAATATCCGATAATCCGGAACAGTCTCTAGCCATAGCAAAATGCTTTGTTGCCGCAAAAATTCAGAATCAGCGGAATGTACTACTTCGTCATTTAAGAAACCACAATGGGTGTGAGGGAGAATCCGAAATAAAACAATCCATTGCTGCTATGGAAGAAGGTGTCGCAAGTATTAAAAGAGCTTGCGACTCTGCAGAATTAAGAGGCATTGAAGGAAATGCTGCGGACAATTATTTTAGCGTATTCAATTATCTTATTCTGAATAAGGATCCCGACTTTCGCTTTACATCAAGAAATCGCAGGCCTCCAATGGACCGAATTAATGCGATGTTATCTTATGCATATTCAATTCTCGCGCTAGATATTCGTTCAGCATTAGAATGCGTTGGATTAGACCCCTATGTCGGCTTCCTACATGTCGATAGACCAGGAAGGCCGAGCCTAGCTTTGGACCTTATGGAAGAATTCAGAGCGCCCATTGCCGATAGACTTGTATTAAGCCTTATCAACTTAAAATCAGTCTCTTCAAAAAATTTCAAAGCTTTACCAAACGGTGAAGTTGAAATGGACGCTGACACACGAAAAGCTTTGTTATCCGCATGGCAAAAACGCAAACAAGAAGAAATTAATCATCCCTTATTAGAAGAATCAATGCCGACAGGCGTGATATACACAGAACAAGCAAGATTGCTTGCTAAACATATTCGTGGTGAAATCGAATATTATCCGGCTTTTTTGTGGAGGTGATATGTTAGTCCTTGTCACATATGATGTTTCAACCGTTTCTGCCGCAGGAAGGCGTCGGCTAAATCAAGTCGCAAAAGCATGTA is drawn from uncultured Fibrobacter sp. and contains these coding sequences:
- the cas1c gene encoding type I-C CRISPR-associated endonuclease Cas1c, which encodes MKMIRNTLYVTLEGAWVHKDGEAITIHKEHSKVAQFPIHQIGEIVCFGYGIGVSPNLTEYCASKGVTITYVDGRGKFLARMQGPVHGNVLLRRAQYRISDNPEQSLAIAKCFVAAKIQNQRNVLLRHLRNHNGCEGESEIKQSIAAMEEGVASIKRACDSAELRGIEGNAADNYFSVFNYLILNKDPDFRFTSRNRRPPMDRINAMLSYAYSILALDIRSALECVGLDPYVGFLHVDRPGRPSLALDLMEEFRAPIADRLVLSLINLKSVSSKNFKALPNGEVEMDADTRKALLSAWQKRKQEEINHPLLEESMPTGVIYTEQARLLAKHIRGEIEYYPAFLWR